The nucleotide window TTGATCAGGGGGTGGATAACGCATTTCAGCAAATTGAGCGGGGATTAGCACAGCTTCGCGAACACTTTTTACCTACAACAACCAGTAGTGAGTCACCAGCAACTACAACCCCAGTTGAGACTGCACCAGTCACTGTACCGGATTTGTCAGGTAGTCAGCTAACCAGTCATGTACAAACAGCCAGTGTACTGAGTCAGCAAGATTTTTCATTCAAGGTGACCACCCGTGATGGCGATGTGGTCACTATTCAGGCTTCTGCTCTGGAAGCTTACCAATCGTTTGTTGGTCGTGCTCAAGCTCATCACAATGGCAGACAAACATTTGCTACAGAAGAAAGCTTTGAGTACTACCAGCATCAACAGTTTCAGCTCGCTATTAATGGAGAGTTGGATCTGGAAGAACAAGAGGCCATCAATGGTTTACTCAATGACGTGTTTACCCTCGCCAATGACTTTTATGAAGGTGACATCGCCACAGCATTTGAAAAAGCCTTGTCACTTAACTTTGATACCTCACAATTACAAGGCTTTGCACTTAATTTATATTCCGCAGAAGTACGGCAAGCGACTGATACTTACCAGTCAGTTGCAGGACTTCCCAGTGCAGCGGCAGGCTTACAGCCGTTAGCAGAATATGTGGAGCAACTGCAGCAAACCTATTTGAAAGCGGCAGAGCGCTTCAACCAGCCAGTTAACTTACTACAAGCGTTATTGACTAAAGCTGAAGACCTGTTTGCTGATGAAGGGGTGTTGATCCCTCGGTTAGCCGACGTTAGCCAGAAACTGCTAGAGCCATTAACCCGTTAGAGGATGGTGCAAGCTCCCTGACTTCGCTACACTTAGCGGCCTATTTGCCGCTAAGTGATTGTTATGCCCTCTGTTATCTTGTATACCACCACTGGTTGTCATTTATGTGATCAAGCATTGGCATTGTTACAGCCAGTGGCTGAACGCTATCATTTAACCATTACTACTCAAGAAATTGCCTTTGATCCAAAGCTATTTGATCGTTACGGCATCCGCATCCCCGTAATTGCTCTGGCAAATCAGCAGGCCGAGTTAGGTTGGCCTTTTACGGCTGAGGAGCTGGATCAATTTATTGTTGCCCAGCTTGAAGTGTTATGAGCATTAAATACTACGGGCGCTTTAAAGAGCTCGTTAGCTACTTATTAACGGGTGTTGTTGGTATAGGTATGTTTTTCTGGGTGGCCACTTATTCCAGCCAGCTATCGGCGAGTACAGTAATTGCTGTTAAAGATGATGCCCAGCAATGGGTGAAGCTGTCATCGCCAGCCAAACGTATCATTAGTTTAGCGCCTCATACGACAGAACTATTATTTGCAGCAGGTGCTGGTGATAAAGTCGTCGGGGTCATTAGCTATAGTAATTACCCTACGCAAGCGAAACAAATCACTCAGGTAGGGCGGTTTGATGCTATTGCAGTAGAAACCATTATCAGTTTACAGCCCGATTTGATTGTGGCCTGGCGAAGTGGAAACGCCAATGCGGGTATTCAAACCTTGCAACGGCAGGGGTATCCGATTTATTTTTCAGAGCCGACTCGGCTAATCGCTATTCCGGAGCAATTGGAAGCGTTAGGAAAGTTGGCGGGTGTAGAGGAAACGGCTAACCGTGCAGCAGAAAAATTCAGACAACGCTTAAAAAAAATTCACACGCAGTATTCAACAAAAAAGAATCAGCAAAAAAAGCAACCAACTGTCTTCTTTCTGGTCAGTCAAACCCCGTTAATGACAGTTAATAAAAATCATATTATTAATGATGTGATATCAAGTTGTGGTGGTGTTAACCCCTTTGCTGATTTAGCACCCCTGATTCCTATCATCAGTATTGAACAATTATTAGTGACTTCACCCTCTGTAGTGGTAGCCCCCAGCAGTGCTCAACAAAATGGCTGGTCTGCGCAATTAAAACAGCTGCCCGCTATTCAGCAAAACCAGGTGATTTACCTGGAAGCTGATCATATTTTACGGCCCACCCCTCGTATATTATTAGCCATGCAATCTTTATGTGAGCAACTATCTGCTATTGGTTTGCTAGTGGATAAGTAAAGAAAATAATGCAGCACTAAAGCCACTGTAAAGCCCCAAAAATAGCCATACCTAATACGATGGTGGCGAGTAGGTTTTTACTAAACCAGGCGATCAATATAGCCATTATGCCGGCAAGTAAATAGTTGTTATCCAGTGATAGCTCAATTTGCTGGCCTGATGGCATTAACAAAGCTGGAGCAATAATTGCCGTTAATACAGCAGGTGGTACATAGGTTAATGCCTGAGAGAGCCAGGCAGGAAAGTGAAATCGGCCGGCTACAGCAAATAAACCATAACGAATAAAAAAGGTAACCGCAGCCATACCGGTGATCAGAATAATCTCGTTCACTATTTAGTTACCTTATTCTTTGGGCAAATAAACCGTTCGCAAAGCACCCCAACAATAACGCCTGTTAAGGCGGCAATAATTAATCCTGCTTTATGGGGCAGTGGATGAGCCACTACTGCTACTAAACCAGCACTGACAACGGCAGCCCACTGAGGGCGTTTGATTAAATAAGGGACTACCATACCAATAAAGGTGACATACATCGCAAAGTCTAATCCCCAGTTTTGCATGTCTGGCAGGGCTTTTCCTACTGTAATCCCAATTAAGGTACAAAGCGCCCAATTAAGATACATAGCTGTCATGGAGCCAAGGTAAAACCAATGACCAGCAACAGGTGAGTGATTTTTTTTCTGGTCGTCAAAATAACGTTTAGCTGCTACAGCAAAGGTTTCATCTGTTAAACCAAAGGCTAATAGTGCGCGCCACTTTTGTGGTAGTGATTTAACAAAAGGCAACAACGTCACTGCATACAGCATATGTCGTAAATTCACAATAAAAGTAGTGAGAATAATAATAGGAATACTCGTGCCTGCGGCGAGTAGACCAACCGCAATAAACTGACTGGAGCCAGCATAGACAAAAATTGACATGGCCAGTGCTGCGAGGGGAGATAAGCCTTGGTTAATAGCCAATGTGCCGTAAATAATACCAAACGGAATAGCTCCAATAAGCAATGGAATCGTTTGTCTGGCACCCGCAAAAAAAGCCAGCCTGGCAGGGTGATTAAATTTGTTAAAAATAACGTCTTGCATAACTGCTTTGTCTCAACAATAAATCCGAGAGGTCTCTTATAGATCCAGCTCCATATAAACATCAGCTCTGGTAAATCGAGCTTCACCTTCAGGATGCGGTAAAACAGTAAACCCCATTTTTTGATACAGCGCTAAGGCAGGTTTTAATTTAGATGCTGTTTCCAAGATAATTTTTTTTGCGCCTAACAAATTAGCTTGGGCGATAGCATGCTCAATTAAGCGTTGGCCAATGTTGCAGCCTTGGTATGTTGGATCAACCGCCATTTTTGATAACTCATAAACACCGGGCTGAGTAGGGTACAACGCGAAAGTGCCAACTGCTTGCTGATTAATGAGAGCAAAAAATATCACCCCACCAGAAAGTAAGTAGTAATTCTCTGGTTGTTCCAGCTGTTGTTTATCCAGGGGTAAAAACTCAAAATACTCATCAACCCATTGTCGATTTAACCGGTAAAAAGCCTGCTTATATGTGGGTTGCCAGCCGACAATGGTAATATCAAGAGTGGGCTTGGCGAGTTTTTCCTGTACTCGTTGTTGTAGATTTTTTTCGTTAAGCACTTGCTCCATGTCTTTTAATGCCTCGAGTAAATTATGTGGGCTGCTATCAATACATTCATCTATGGCTGTTTTAATGGCCAACCACACTGGCTGCAATTGTTGTATTAGTTGTTCCGCTTTGGGGGTGAGAGTTAATAGTTGGCGACGTTCATCCTGACTATCACTGTGTTTAGTGGCTAACCCTAACTTAATCAGGGTGTTTGCCATTTGGCTGACCGCAGCGTGGCTGACACCCAGCAATTCAGCAAGGGTACTGATAGGCGCCTGCTGCCTGGCGAGTAAATTCAATAGGGGAAATAACCGAGGAGGCATATCAACCGCAGTGGTTTGATAAATCTCGGTTACTTCTTGCATAAAGTGGTCACTTAGCCGCTTTAAACGGCTGCCTAATGCTTGGGAGCCAAGTTCAGAGATGAAATCCTGCATTTAATTTAACTTATTACGTAAGTTCTTACGTAATTTTATAAATGACTTGCCAACTAAGCAACTATCACCTGATAGTTATGGGCAATAATTATCTAAGGAACGAGTGTACTCCTAAAACACTATGTCTATTCGGTGCATTTTGCGGGTGTTTGCTGCCACTTCATATCAAAGCTGTAAATAATCAGCCCAGTCCAAATCAGAAAGAAACAGATCAACCTGGGTAAACTAAAGGGTTCGTTGAATAACCAAATAGCCATCAGAAAAGTCATGGTTGGACTGATATATTGAATAAAACCAATAGTCGATAAGGGGAGCCGTGTGGCTGCGGCAGCAAAGAATAGCAGTGGAATAGTTGTGATTAGGCCAGCGAAGATCAACTTATAGTGTTCCAGCTGCTGCCAGTTAAAGTAATTAGTATCAGTATTTAGCAGATAGATAAAATAGCCTGCGGCGATTGGTAGCATCAGCAATGTTTCAATAAAGAGCCCAGGAATGGCGGGCACCTGAATTTTTTTACGTATAAGCGTATAAACACTGAAACTGCAGGCTAATATTAGCGCAACTAATGGCAGCTTACCCAAGCTTAATAGCTCAACTGCTACACCGGCAATGGCTAGGCATACGGCAAAGTATTGTCTTTTAGAGAGGCGCTCAGCTAAAAACAGATAGCCCAGTAATAGGGTTGTTAAAGGGTTAATAAAGTAGCCCAAACTGGTTTCCAGCACTTTGTTATTGGCAATAGCCCAGATAAACGTCAGCCAGTTTAAAGCAGCTAATGTAGAGGACAGTAACAGGCCACTAAACTGTCGTCTGTTTTTTAATAAAGAGAAGGCGCTGCGTAGCTGTCGAGTGAAACAGAGTAGTGGCAGCAGTAAAATTACTGACCAGATCACCCGGTGCACCAGTACTTCCGGTGGGGGGACGTCTGCTACCCACTTAAAGTAGAGTGGTGCGGTTCCCCAAATAAAGAAAGCAATAAGAGCAGAAATAATACCCATTCGTTGATTATCAGTGGCAGTCACAAATACAACCTCGTTTACTGAAAATGCCAAAAATTCGGCATGCTGAACTACTATCAGTGGTGCCTTGAATTCCAGTAGCGTTTTGAATTCATCGTGTCTTGCTAACCGGTGATGAACAAAAAATGATGCCAGGGGTGTGCAGGAAAAAGGTAAACTATTACACCTTTTTATACTATTTGAATAAGAGTTTGCTGTGAGTAACCACTCATCGCTAAACTTACCTACAGTCCTGGTAGACTAAAACACTACTTATTCTTAAGCCTTGTATCTTAGGCCCTGTTTTTCAGGCCTTATTACTCAGGTTCAATATATTTAATTGTTGCTGAATGTAGATTCAGGGTATGAAAAGAAGAGGGCTTCTATCCTAAGATGAATTACTGCGTTAGGCAAGTGGAACTTTGGAGTATACCCATGCAGCTTGTGGCTACATGGGTGATAGCAGCTTTTTACAATCCAGAGTTTAACAGCCTAGTACTTGCTTTGCCTGGGTGAGGTAATGCTGACGGTCATCCAAGCCATTTAGGCCGCCGTTAATACGGCGAGTAATGGTACGAATGTCGTCTTGATCGGCATAGCGATTTAAGCTGTTTTTATTCCAGTACCAGCCAGCAGCATCTACGACAACCGTTGGGTTTTGAGCGACTTCATCGGGCATGCTGACTACATCGACTCCACTGTCTTTTTTATAAGACTGATAATTCGTTTTTCCAGTCAACTGAATAAAACCACGGCCTCGATAACGCCAACCATCACCGCTACTTTCATTACCATTACCCATTCGATTAGCATACACTCGGTTAGCTATTTTTTCGGGGTTGCGGGCATATTGGCTGGCCAGGTTATCATTGGGAAAATATTTACCAAATACCTGAATCAGTGCTTCTTTACTGTAATTCAGGTTTTCACTCACATAGCGTAATCCACCACTTTCATGGGCAATTTGAGCAATAAAGTGGGCTATTCTGAGTGAGGTGTTGATTTGGTATTTATGAAGGCAGCGGTTAATTGCAGAAAAATAATGGGACAATGTTTCTTCTTTAGTTCGGGGAAGAATTTGTTGCAGCTGTGATAAACTAATGAGGCTGCCTGTCTCTTCGGTATCCACTTCACTTGTGGCCGCTTGCTGTTTGACAGGCTGCGTTTGCTCTATATTAGGTATAACCAATTGTTGACCTATTTCCAGGCGATTAATGTCCTCTAATTGATTGGCTTTGGCAATTTCTGGATAGCGCATGGCATCACCATAATATTGCTTAGCAATACGCCCTAAGGTATCACCTGCCACTACCGTGTGCGTTAACATGTAGATGTCCTCCCTGGTTATTTCAACAACACATAAATAAGTCTACTGCTGTTGTATTTATTTGTTTGCAATCTGTTGATTCTATTAAGTCATTAGTTGATTGACCTGAACAGGCTTAACAGCATTGAATTTACTGTTAAGCATAGACCTTATTTTGAAAGCCGGTTAGCTGTCAGAGTCGCTAATTGGTTTGGCCTTCCGCTTGAAAAACGGCTGTTGAAGGATAAAAAGCATACCAGGCAAACCAATAAGCAATGACCGTAGGAATTTCTTTGCCATTTGCTGCAAAGGCATTGGCTGTACGGTGGGTTAGGTTAAAACGAATGGTAATCGGTTGCTGGTTGAGTTGGGTATCAAGTGTCGTTAGTTTATTTTGCCGTAAATATTTGTCTAGCTCAACGAAAGGGAAAGCTTTGTGTTGACCATTTATTTCAATGCCTAATACGAGCTCCTTAGGATGATAACGGTTACTGGAAGCGGTAACAGGAAAAAAGACATCTCTAATA belongs to Spartinivicinus poritis and includes:
- a CDS encoding DUF5610 domain-containing protein, which codes for MSFNPTSFNQPNGLLQSLYQGLDKQTSSQNHKALEQSQSVVPSSLNNLAEPDPSITKVRPVNEFSANTVAGNVLQFVASRLTKEAANGATEEQLTRLFDQAITGVQQGFAEAKEVLEALGGLSETIDQGVDNAFQQIERGLAQLREHFLPTTTSSESPATTTPVETAPVTVPDLSGSQLTSHVQTASVLSQQDFSFKVTTRDGDVVTIQASALEAYQSFVGRAQAHHNGRQTFATEESFEYYQHQQFQLAINGELDLEEQEAINGLLNDVFTLANDFYEGDIATAFEKALSLNFDTSQLQGFALNLYSAEVRQATDTYQSVAGLPSAAAGLQPLAEYVEQLQQTYLKAAERFNQPVNLLQALLTKAEDLFADEGVLIPRLADVSQKLLEPLTR
- a CDS encoding glutaredoxin family protein produces the protein MPSVILYTTTGCHLCDQALALLQPVAERYHLTITTQEIAFDPKLFDRYGIRIPVIALANQQAELGWPFTAEELDQFIVAQLEVL
- a CDS encoding cobalamin-binding protein, whose translation is MSIKYYGRFKELVSYLLTGVVGIGMFFWVATYSSQLSASTVIAVKDDAQQWVKLSSPAKRIISLAPHTTELLFAAGAGDKVVGVISYSNYPTQAKQITQVGRFDAIAVETIISLQPDLIVAWRSGNANAGIQTLQRQGYPIYFSEPTRLIAIPEQLEALGKLAGVEETANRAAEKFRQRLKKIHTQYSTKKNQQKKQPTVFFLVSQTPLMTVNKNHIINDVISSCGGVNPFADLAPLIPIISIEQLLVTSPSVVVAPSSAQQNGWSAQLKQLPAIQQNQVIYLEADHILRPTPRILLAMQSLCEQLSAIGLLVDK
- a CDS encoding AzlD domain-containing protein; this encodes MNEIILITGMAAVTFFIRYGLFAVAGRFHFPAWLSQALTYVPPAVLTAIIAPALLMPSGQQIELSLDNNYLLAGIMAILIAWFSKNLLATIVLGMAIFGALQWL
- a CDS encoding AzlC family ABC transporter permease, whose protein sequence is MQDVIFNKFNHPARLAFFAGARQTIPLLIGAIPFGIIYGTLAINQGLSPLAALAMSIFVYAGSSQFIAVGLLAAGTSIPIIILTTFIVNLRHMLYAVTLLPFVKSLPQKWRALLAFGLTDETFAVAAKRYFDDQKKNHSPVAGHWFYLGSMTAMYLNWALCTLIGITVGKALPDMQNWGLDFAMYVTFIGMVVPYLIKRPQWAAVVSAGLVAVVAHPLPHKAGLIIAALTGVIVGVLCERFICPKNKVTK
- a CDS encoding bifunctional helix-turn-helix transcriptional regulator/GNAT family N-acetyltransferase; the encoded protein is MQDFISELGSQALGSRLKRLSDHFMQEVTEIYQTTAVDMPPRLFPLLNLLARQQAPISTLAELLGVSHAAVSQMANTLIKLGLATKHSDSQDERRQLLTLTPKAEQLIQQLQPVWLAIKTAIDECIDSSPHNLLEALKDMEQVLNEKNLQQRVQEKLAKPTLDITIVGWQPTYKQAFYRLNRQWVDEYFEFLPLDKQQLEQPENYYLLSGGVIFFALINQQAVGTFALYPTQPGVYELSKMAVDPTYQGCNIGQRLIEHAIAQANLLGAKKIILETASKLKPALALYQKMGFTVLPHPEGEARFTRADVYMELDL
- the rarD gene encoding EamA family transporter RarD, whose translation is MTATDNQRMGIISALIAFFIWGTAPLYFKWVADVPPPEVLVHRVIWSVILLLPLLCFTRQLRSAFSLLKNRRQFSGLLLSSTLAALNWLTFIWAIANNKVLETSLGYFINPLTTLLLGYLFLAERLSKRQYFAVCLAIAGVAVELLSLGKLPLVALILACSFSVYTLIRKKIQVPAIPGLFIETLLMLPIAAGYFIYLLNTDTNYFNWQQLEHYKLIFAGLITTIPLLFFAAAATRLPLSTIGFIQYISPTMTFLMAIWLFNEPFSLPRLICFFLIWTGLIIYSFDMKWQQTPAKCTE
- a CDS encoding LysM peptidoglycan-binding domain-containing protein, producing the protein MLTHTVVAGDTLGRIAKQYYGDAMRYPEIAKANQLEDINRLEIGQQLVIPNIEQTQPVKQQAATSEVDTEETGSLISLSQLQQILPRTKEETLSHYFSAINRCLHKYQINTSLRIAHFIAQIAHESGGLRYVSENLNYSKEALIQVFGKYFPNDNLASQYARNPEKIANRVYANRMGNGNESSGDGWRYRGRGFIQLTGKTNYQSYKKDSGVDVVSMPDEVAQNPTVVVDAAGWYWNKNSLNRYADQDDIRTITRRINGGLNGLDDRQHYLTQAKQVLGC